A single window of Danio rerio strain Tuebingen ecotype United States chromosome 15, GRCz12tu, whole genome shotgun sequence DNA harbors:
- the irgq2 gene encoding immunity-related GTPase family, q2, translating to MADVIKGLNLLETLKESIEKNNISDIRDALEDMLISRINIAIAGERNAEKATFINSLRGLSQEDEGAAQNPPSAAPEELAVFTNPKHPDFRLWDLPPISSDANFKPEDYIERFKATRYNAIILTSTDRPSANSVAVWKEVRSLQKETVYFVLLASVKDTEKSLEAKKAASLDVLKAEGVPLPKVFLVQPSALEKLDFLTFLEVMRGDLPEIRAHALLLALPTFSSSLVTQKKDAFKALVWAAASLSGGVSAIPVPLVSSMVDATVGVRILVKAQISLCLDDESLQRLARQRGLDPAKLKALRTCALSVEVSKSEVKRRLAEAEKDTSTATTRLVELAIPRQARSVSRSFTVMLQALNNAIDDMGADAEKVVAMVTGERQ from the coding sequence ATGGCTGACGTGATAAAGGGTCTCAACCTGCTGGAAACACTGAAAGAGTCCATCGAGAAGAACAACATCTCCGATATTCGAGATGCACTGGAGGACATGCTAATCAGCAGAATCAACATCGCCATCGCTGGGGAAAGAAATGCAGAAAAAGCCACTTTCATCAACTCTCTCCGAGGCCTGAGCCAAGAAGATGAAGGTGCAGCCCAAAATCCACCATCTGCCGCCCCAGAAGAACTAGCCGTATTCACCAATCCCAAACACCCAGATTTCCGCCTCTGGGATCTTCCACCAATCTCTAGCGATGCTAATTTCAAACCAGAGGATTACATTGAGCGTTTTAAAGCTACACGCTACAATGCTATCATTCTCACATCCACCGACAGACCTAGCGCCAACAGCGTTGCGGTATGGAAGGAAGTTAGATCACTTCAGAAAGAGACTGTTTACTTTGTATTATTAGCATCTGTGAAAGACACCGAGAAATCACTGGAGGCGAAAAAGGCGGCAAGTTTAGATGTCCTTAAAGCAGAAGGTGTTCCTCTGCCAAAGGTGTTTCTAGTGCAACCGTCCGCCCTAGAGAAGCTGGACTTTCTCACATTTTTAGAGGTCATGAGAGGAGATCTTCCGGAGATTCGAGCCCATGCTCTTCTTCTGGCGCTTCCTACGTTTTCAAGCTCATTGGTCACTCAGAAGAAAGACGCCTTTAAGGCATTGGTGTGGGCCGCTGCTTCATTATCTGGTGGTGTTTCTGCTATTCCAGTACCACTGGTGTCCTCAATGGTGGATGCTACAGTGGGCGTCCGGATTTTGGTTAAAGCTCAAATCTCGCTTTGTTTAGATGACGAATCTTTACAGCGACTGGCAAGACAGCGGGGTCTAGATCCAGCCAAGCTGAAGGCCCTGCGCACATGCGCTCTTTCTGTTGAGGTCAGCAAGAGCGAGGTTAAAAGACGGCTGGCGGAGGCTGAGAAAGACACCAGCACTGCGACCACCAGACTCGTGGAGCTGGCCATCCCGAGACAAGCCAGATCCGTCAGCCGATCCTTCACGGTGATGCTCCAAGCGCTCAATAATGCAATCGATGATATGGGTGCTGATGCTGAgaaggtggttgctatggtgactGGAGAGCGACAGTAG
- the si:dkey-24p1.7 gene encoding sialic acid-binding Ig-like lectin 5 isoform X1 — MKIISLCTIIFMLVFNVLCEENADNGWNISFSPREVTAVKGLCAHISCTFTYPVAENPIQSVIWQSCVAKDKCNLIFQNNVEKNKLKKNELGHIKMLEPDLSKNNCSIILKDIKENEKEYTFRIKAKQQYTFNPTVKISIKDEPTLVVPPLSEKVEVNLTCSAPFPCPETPPVITWWIKTKEENYIKLDNNKITQVHSEHVYYSYLTLIPTSDQHDGTVGCDVRYGNKKINTNNTLEVKYVQALQIVGENTLMEGDTLNLTCTFRSHPPASNPVWRFNGNTDNLNTQTSAGTLMIANVGKEHAGIYVCEMTYMNKTLNASITINITEVNILGENRLKKGDTLNLTCSFKNHPQSSSNPVWSFNGDADKLKNQASAANLIIDNVTKEHAGIYACEMTYMKKTLNASITVDITGVLDFLLSIPNIFTFVAGMAFSALIFSVILCCWVCCHRGKKQKVPTANPDAEINLETVQTDVAQNGTTEQTPLHEQPDGETPKTPATPTDGAEEDEALGTEAREVDYASIDYSLLKDKPPEEAETEPTDTDYAEIKKDRTKDWKDTEDPQDGDEQVETFDQKEMGAEEELYSQVPQ; from the exons ATGAAGATTATATCACTCTGTACAATCATCTTTATGTTGGTGTTCAATGTTTTGTGTGAAG aaaacgCAGACAATGGCTGGAACATCTCCTTCAGTCCAAGAGAAGTAACTGCAGTTAAAGGATTGTGTGCTCATATTTCATGTACCTTCACTTATCCAGTTGCCGAAAATCCTATTCAAAGCGTTATTTGGCAATCGTGTGTTGCCAAGGATAAATGTAACTTAATTTTCCAGAATAacgtggaaaaaaataaactgaaaaaaaatgaattaggaCATATTAAGATGCTCGAACCTGATCTGAGCAAAAACAACTGCAGCATCATCCTTAAAGacataaaagaaaatgaaaaggaaTACACATTCAGAATTAAAGCTAAACAGCAATACACCTTCAATCCCACTGTTAAAATCAGCATTAAAG ACGAGCCTACGCTGGTTGTTCCTCCTCTCAGTGAAAAAGTGGAGGTCAATCTGACATGTTCAGCTCCTTTTCCTTGTCCTGAAACTCCTCCTGTTATAACATGGTGGATCAAGACAAAAGAGGAAAACTACATAAAACTAGACAATAACAAAATCACTCAGGTCCACTCAGAACATGTTTACTACTCATATCTGACCTTAATCCCAACGTCTGACCAACATGATGGCACTGTAGGATGTGACGTGAGATACGGAAACAAAAAGATCAATACCAACAACACCCTAGAAGTCAAGT ATGTCCAGGCTCTTCAAATTGTGGGTGAAAACACACTGATGGAAGGAGACACTCTTAATCTGACCTGCACTTTTAGGAGTCACCCACCAGCATCTAATCCTGTATGGCGTTTCAACGGAAACACAGACAACCTGAATACACAAACATCTGCAGGAACACTCATGATTGCCAATGTGGGAAAGGAGCATGCTGGGATTTATGTCTGTGAGATGACATATATGAACAAGACTCTGAATGCATCCATTACGATTAACATCACTG AGGTCAACATTTTGGGTGAAAACAGACTGAAGAAAGGGGACACTCTCAATCTTACCTGCAGTTTTAAGAATCACCCACAATCATCATCTAATCCTGTATGGAGTTTCAATGGAGATGCAGATAAACTCAAGAACCAAGCATCTGCAGCAAATCTCATCATTGATAACGTGACAAAGGAGCATGCTGGGATTTATGCCTGTGAGATGACGTACATGAAAAAGACTCTGAATGCATCCATCACGGTCGACATCACTG GTGTGCTGGATTTCCTGTTGAGCATCCCAAATATCTTCACATTTGTAGCAGGAATGGCATTTTCAGCATTAATCTTCTCTGTGATATTGTGCTGTTGGGTGTGCTGCCACAG AGGCAAGAAACAAAAGGTCCCGACAGCAAATCCAGATGCTGAAATTAATCTGGAG ACGGTGCAGACAGACGTAGCGCAGAATGGAACCACTGAGCAAACCCCTCTACATGAACAGCCTGATGGAGAAACCCCAAAAACACCTGCTACACCAACAGATGGAGCAGAGGAGGATGAAGCACTTGGGACAGAAGCACGAGAGGTGGACTACGCCAGCATTGATTACTCCCTCCTAAAGGACAAACCCCCTGAGGAGGCAGAGACAGAGCCTACAGACACTGACTACGCTGAGATCAAGAAGGACAGAACAAAAGACTGGAAGGACACTGAAGATCCTCAGGATGGAGATGAGCAGGTGGAAACGTTTGACCAGAAAGAGATGGGGGCAGAGGAGGAACTTTATTCTCAGGTGCCTCAATGA
- the si:dkey-24p1.7 gene encoding sialic acid-binding Ig-like lectin 14 isoform X2 — translation MKIISLCTIIFMLVFNVLCEENADNGWNISFSPREVTAVKGLCAHISCTFTYPVAENPIQSVIWQSCVAKDKCNLIFQNNVEKNKLKKNELGHIKMLEPDLSKNNCSIILKDIKENEKEYTFRIKAKQQYTFNPTVKISIKDEPTLVVPPLSEKVEVNLTCSAPFPCPETPPVITWWIKTKEENYIKLDNNKITQVHSEHVYYSYLTLIPTSDQHDGTVGCDVRYGNKKINTNNTLEVKYVQALQIVGENTLMEGDTLNLTCTFRSHPPASNPVWRFNGNTDNLNTQTSAGTLMIANVGKEHAGIYVCEMTYMNKTLNASITINITAKTWCLKHIL, via the exons ATGAAGATTATATCACTCTGTACAATCATCTTTATGTTGGTGTTCAATGTTTTGTGTGAAG aaaacgCAGACAATGGCTGGAACATCTCCTTCAGTCCAAGAGAAGTAACTGCAGTTAAAGGATTGTGTGCTCATATTTCATGTACCTTCACTTATCCAGTTGCCGAAAATCCTATTCAAAGCGTTATTTGGCAATCGTGTGTTGCCAAGGATAAATGTAACTTAATTTTCCAGAATAacgtggaaaaaaataaactgaaaaaaaatgaattaggaCATATTAAGATGCTCGAACCTGATCTGAGCAAAAACAACTGCAGCATCATCCTTAAAGacataaaagaaaatgaaaaggaaTACACATTCAGAATTAAAGCTAAACAGCAATACACCTTCAATCCCACTGTTAAAATCAGCATTAAAG ACGAGCCTACGCTGGTTGTTCCTCCTCTCAGTGAAAAAGTGGAGGTCAATCTGACATGTTCAGCTCCTTTTCCTTGTCCTGAAACTCCTCCTGTTATAACATGGTGGATCAAGACAAAAGAGGAAAACTACATAAAACTAGACAATAACAAAATCACTCAGGTCCACTCAGAACATGTTTACTACTCATATCTGACCTTAATCCCAACGTCTGACCAACATGATGGCACTGTAGGATGTGACGTGAGATACGGAAACAAAAAGATCAATACCAACAACACCCTAGAAGTCAAGT ATGTCCAGGCTCTTCAAATTGTGGGTGAAAACACACTGATGGAAGGAGACACTCTTAATCTGACCTGCACTTTTAGGAGTCACCCACCAGCATCTAATCCTGTATGGCGTTTCAACGGAAACACAGACAACCTGAATACACAAACATCTGCAGGAACACTCATGATTGCCAATGTGGGAAAGGAGCATGCTGGGATTTATGTCTGTGAGATGACATATATGAACAAGACTCTGAATGCATCCATTACGATTAACATCACTG CAAAGACATGGTGTTTAAAACACATCCTCTGA
- the chrna10a gene encoding neuronal acetylcholine receptor subunit alpha-10a precursor — MILYYILKQFFLSLLVCWGANGIYAQKLLNDLFNNYTSALRPVEDTEDILNVTLQITLSQIIDMDERNQILTAYLWIRQVWIDKYLTWNKENYDGLDTIRIPGSYVWRPDIVLYNSADDHFTSTMDTNVVIRHDGQIMWDAPAITKSSCKVDVSFFPFDAQQCRLTYGSWTYNGNQLDILNAMESADLADLVDNVEWEVLGMPAKRNIILYGCCADPYPDVTYTLKLKRRASFYVFNLLIPCVMISFLAPLGFYLPADSGEKVSLGVTVMLALTVFQLLVAEIMPPSENVPLIGKYYIATMTMITASTALTIFVMNIHHCGPDAKPVPDWAKKFILQYLARICFVYEVGENCMTPQPEKPDPQPQKPQDCNCNMNGQAGKDDFVFKFDRNQEATSPKLLEDREDMSQILSPACSLGKHPTCRYGVWKEGVFMSMDCGDGAAETGKPIGRGQEGCRDHDSGFKSQCKCDQQHLLRNIEYVANCYRDQRATARRTGEWKKVAKVLDRFFMWLFFIMVFFMSLLIMGKAI; from the exons ATGATTTTATACTATATCCTTAaacaattctttctttctttgttagTTTGCTGGGGAGCCAATGGAATATATGCTCAAAAACTgctcaatgatttatttaacaacTACACAAGTGCTCTGAGGCCAGTGGAGGATACAGAAGACATCCTGAACGTCACGCTTCAGATCACCCTCTCCCAAATCATCGACATG GACGAGCGTAACCAGATTCTGACGGCATATTTGTGGATACGGCAGGTGTGGATCGACAAGTATCTCACCTGGAATAAAGAGAACTATGATGGACTTGACACCATCCGAATTCCTGGTAGTTATGTTTGGAGACCTGATATAGTTCTATATAACAG TGCAGATGATCACTTTACCAGCACTATGGACACCAACGTGGTCATCAGGCATGATGGTCAGATCATGTGGGACGCCCCAGCCATCACCAAAAGCTCCTGTAAAGTGGACGTCTCCTTCTTCCCCTTTGATGCCCAGCAGTGCCGCCTGACCTACGGCTCGTGGACCTACAACGGCAACCAGCTGGACATTCTGAACGCCATGGAAAGTGCAGATCTCGCCGATTTGGTCGATAACGTAGAATGGGAGGTGTTGGGAATGCCGGCCAAGCGAAACATCATTCTGTATGGATGCTGTGCCGATCCGTATCCTGATGTGACGTACACCCTGAAGCTGAAGAGAAGAGCGTCGTTTTATGTGTTCAACCTGCTGATCCCCTGTGTGATGATCTCTTTCTTGGCTCCTCTGGGTTTCTATCTGCCGGCAGACTCGGGAGAGAAGGTGTCTCTGGGTGTTACGGTGATGCTGGCGCTCACTGTGTTTCAGCTGCTGGTGGCTGAGATCATGCCTCCATCTGAGAATGTGCCTCTTATAG GGAAATATTATATAGCCACGATGACCATGATCACTGCATCCACAGCCCTCACCATCTTCGTTATGAACATCCACCACTGTGGCCCAGATGCCAAACCTGTTCCAGACTGGGCCAAGAAATTCATCCTGCAGTATCTGGCCAGGATTTGCTTCGTCTACGAAGTGGGTGAAAACTGCATGACGCCGCAGCCAGAGAAACCAGATCCTCAACCGCAGAAGCCTCAGGACTGCAACTGCAACATGAACGGCCAAGCTGGAAAAGACGACTTTGTGTTTAAATTCGACAGAAATCAAGAAGCCACATCTCCGAAGCTGCTTGAGGACAGAGAAGATATGTCACAAATATTGAGCCCGGCGTGCTCACTAGGAAAACATCCCACCTGTCGGTATGGGGTGTGGAAGGAGGGAGTGTTCATGAGTATGGATTGCGGCGATGGAGCGGCTGAGACTGGAAAACCCATAGGAAGAGGACAGGAAGGGTGCAGAGATCATGACTCTGGGTTTAAATCACAGTGCAAGTgtgatcagcagcatctcctgagGAATATTGAGTATGTGGCAAACTGTTACCGTGATCAGAGAGCTACGGCGAGACGAACAGGAGAGTGGAAGAAAGTCGCCAAAGTTCTGGACCGATTCTTCATGTGGCTGTTCTTCATTATGGTTTTCTTCATGAGCCTGCTTATAATGGGGAAAGCCATTTGA
- the chrna10a gene encoding neuronal acetylcholine receptor subunit alpha-10a isoform X1, whose translation MTHKHLQYFTFCVVCHMIIPVCWGANGIYAQKLLNDLFNNYTSALRPVEDTEDILNVTLQITLSQIIDMDERNQILTAYLWIRQVWIDKYLTWNKENYDGLDTIRIPGSYVWRPDIVLYNSADDHFTSTMDTNVVIRHDGQIMWDAPAITKSSCKVDVSFFPFDAQQCRLTYGSWTYNGNQLDILNAMESADLADLVDNVEWEVLGMPAKRNIILYGCCADPYPDVTYTLKLKRRASFYVFNLLIPCVMISFLAPLGFYLPADSGEKVSLGVTVMLALTVFQLLVAEIMPPSENVPLIGKYYIATMTMITASTALTIFVMNIHHCGPDAKPVPDWAKKFILQYLARICFVYEVGENCMTPQPEKPDPQPQKPQDCNCNMNGQAGKDDFVFKFDRNQEATSPKLLEDREDMSQILSPACSLGKHPTCRYGVWKEGVFMSMDCGDGAAETGKPIGRGQEGCRDHDSGFKSQCKCDQQHLLRNIEYVANCYRDQRATARRTGEWKKVAKVLDRFFMWLFFIMVFFMSLLIMGKAI comes from the exons TTTGCTGGGGAGCCAATGGAATATATGCTCAAAAACTgctcaatgatttatttaacaacTACACAAGTGCTCTGAGGCCAGTGGAGGATACAGAAGACATCCTGAACGTCACGCTTCAGATCACCCTCTCCCAAATCATCGACATG GACGAGCGTAACCAGATTCTGACGGCATATTTGTGGATACGGCAGGTGTGGATCGACAAGTATCTCACCTGGAATAAAGAGAACTATGATGGACTTGACACCATCCGAATTCCTGGTAGTTATGTTTGGAGACCTGATATAGTTCTATATAACAG TGCAGATGATCACTTTACCAGCACTATGGACACCAACGTGGTCATCAGGCATGATGGTCAGATCATGTGGGACGCCCCAGCCATCACCAAAAGCTCCTGTAAAGTGGACGTCTCCTTCTTCCCCTTTGATGCCCAGCAGTGCCGCCTGACCTACGGCTCGTGGACCTACAACGGCAACCAGCTGGACATTCTGAACGCCATGGAAAGTGCAGATCTCGCCGATTTGGTCGATAACGTAGAATGGGAGGTGTTGGGAATGCCGGCCAAGCGAAACATCATTCTGTATGGATGCTGTGCCGATCCGTATCCTGATGTGACGTACACCCTGAAGCTGAAGAGAAGAGCGTCGTTTTATGTGTTCAACCTGCTGATCCCCTGTGTGATGATCTCTTTCTTGGCTCCTCTGGGTTTCTATCTGCCGGCAGACTCGGGAGAGAAGGTGTCTCTGGGTGTTACGGTGATGCTGGCGCTCACTGTGTTTCAGCTGCTGGTGGCTGAGATCATGCCTCCATCTGAGAATGTGCCTCTTATAG GGAAATATTATATAGCCACGATGACCATGATCACTGCATCCACAGCCCTCACCATCTTCGTTATGAACATCCACCACTGTGGCCCAGATGCCAAACCTGTTCCAGACTGGGCCAAGAAATTCATCCTGCAGTATCTGGCCAGGATTTGCTTCGTCTACGAAGTGGGTGAAAACTGCATGACGCCGCAGCCAGAGAAACCAGATCCTCAACCGCAGAAGCCTCAGGACTGCAACTGCAACATGAACGGCCAAGCTGGAAAAGACGACTTTGTGTTTAAATTCGACAGAAATCAAGAAGCCACATCTCCGAAGCTGCTTGAGGACAGAGAAGATATGTCACAAATATTGAGCCCGGCGTGCTCACTAGGAAAACATCCCACCTGTCGGTATGGGGTGTGGAAGGAGGGAGTGTTCATGAGTATGGATTGCGGCGATGGAGCGGCTGAGACTGGAAAACCCATAGGAAGAGGACAGGAAGGGTGCAGAGATCATGACTCTGGGTTTAAATCACAGTGCAAGTgtgatcagcagcatctcctgagGAATATTGAGTATGTGGCAAACTGTTACCGTGATCAGAGAGCTACGGCGAGACGAACAGGAGAGTGGAAGAAAGTCGCCAAAGTTCTGGACCGATTCTTCATGTGGCTGTTCTTCATTATGGTTTTCTTCATGAGCCTGCTTATAATGGGGAAAGCCATTTGA